Proteins from a single region of Macadamia integrifolia cultivar HAES 741 unplaced genomic scaffold, SCU_Mint_v3 scaffold662, whole genome shotgun sequence:
- the LOC122069596 gene encoding L-type lectin-domain containing receptor kinase IV.1-like — protein sequence MFINFVVLFLLLGLRSEASQQDDIDFTYNGFQGVDMSLDGVAQITNDGLLMVVNTSMQQKGHAFYPHPIHFMNSSSGSVFSFSTTFVFAMFSEFAVSDPGMAFIIAHSRDFSSAWPSIYLGVFNKTNNGNSSNHVIAIEMDSIQNLEFDDIDSNHVGIDINDLKSVDSAPASYFSDQENRYVNLTLSSGRTLQLWVEYCGVQKQLNVTLAPFEVPKPKTPLLSFNIDLSPTIVDPMFVGFSSSTAVSKAPHYVLGWSFKMNGKAKDLTLSQLPKLPRMGPKTEPRIFTIGFPVIGASFMLMSIFIIQIIVARRKKFAEVYEDWELEYGPQRFKYKDLYIATKGFDDKELLGSGGFGKVYKGILPTSKVEVAVKRVSHDSRQGVKEFIAEIVSIGKLQHRNIVTLLGYCRRQGELLLVYDFMPNGSLDKFLFNQSTTTLSWNQRFQIIKSVASALLYLHEEWEQVVIHRDVKSSNVMLDKELNGRLGDFGLARLYDHGCDPKSTHVVGTFGYIAPELCKTGKASPSVDVFAFGIFLLEVACGRRPIQFHESEERLVLLEWVISSFNMGVILETADPKLEMNYEVEEMELVLKLGLLCSHSIPTARPSMRQVMYFLEGEASLPELRSLNGSLFFTAEGTGDDVSIWFPYHMSAVTPQSSIADSLLSGGR from the coding sequence ATGTTCATCAATTTCGTGGTTTTGTTCCTTCTCCTTGGGCTGAGATCTGAAGCATCACAACAAGATGATATAGATTTCACCTACAATGGATTTCAAGGAGTTGACATGAGCTTGGACGGGGTAGCTCAGATTACAAACGATGGCCTCCTAATGGTTGTAAACACTAGTATGCAACAGAAGGGTCATGCCTTCTACCCTCATCCAATTCACTTCATGAATTCATCTTCAGGTAGTGTTTTCTCCTTCTCCACTACCTTTGTATTTGCCATGTTCTCTGAATTTGCGGTAAGTGATCCTGGAATGGCATTCATAATTGCACATTCAAGAGACTTCTCAAGTGCTTGGCCAAGTATTTATCTAGGCGTCTTCAATAAGACCAACAATGGCAATTCATCAAACCATGTTATAGCAATCGAGATGGATTCCATTCAAAATTTGGAATTCGATGACATCGATAGTAACCATGttggtattgatatcaatgacttgaaatccGTCGATTCGGCTCCGGCGTCTTATTTCAGTGATCAAGAGAACCGATATGTGAACTTGACCCTCTCCAGCGGACGCACCTTGCAACTCTGGGTGGAATATTGTGGTGTACAGAAGCAACTTAATGTTACTTTAGCTCCATTTGAAGTCCCTAAACCAAAGACCCCTCTCTTGTCCTTTAACATTGATCTTTCTCCAACCATAGTAGATCCTATGTTTGTGGGCTTCTCATCATCTACTGCTGTCTCCAAAGCACCTCATTATGTGTTAGGTTGGAGCTTTAAGATGAATGGGAAAGCAAAAGATCTCACTCTCTCCCAACTTCCTAAGCTTCCTCGAATGGGACCTAAAACAGAACCTAGAATTTTTACCATTGGATTTCCTGTGATTGGTGCTAGTTTCATGCTCATGTCCATCTTCATCATCCAAATTATTGTAGCAAGGAGGAAGAAGTTCGCAGAAGTTTATGAAGATTGGGAACTTGAATATGGACCTCAAAGGTTCAAATATAAAGATCTTTACATAGCAAccaaaggatttgatgacaaGGAGCTTCTTGGTAGTGGTGGCTTTGGTAAGGTTTACAAAGGTATATTACCCACTTCAAAAGTAGAAGTTGCAGTGAAGAGAGTATCACATGATTCAAGACAAGGGGTGAAGGAATTCATTGCCGAGATCGTTAGCATCGGTAAATTGCAGCATCGAAACATAGTGACACTCTTGGGGTATTGCCGACGTCAAGGAGAGCTCCTTCTAGTCTATGATTTCATGCCCAACGGGAGTCTAGACAAGTTCCTTTTTAATCAATCTACAACAACATTGAGCTGGAATCAAAGATTTCAAATAATCAAAAGTGTGGCATCGGCGTTACTGTATCTTCATGAAGAATGGGAACAAGTTGTGATTCACAGAGATGTGAAGTCTAGTAATGTGATGTTAGACAAGGAGCTAAATGGAAGATTGGGAGATTTTGGGCTTGCAAGATTATATGATCATGGATGTGATCCTAAATCCACCCATGTGGTGGGGACCTTTGGTTATATTGCACCAGAACTTTGTAAAACTGGTAAAGCAAGCCCTAGTGTGGATGTGTTTgcatttgggatttttttgctTGAAGTTGCTTGTGGTAGGAGACCTATACAGTTTCATGAATCAGAAGAGCGTCTTGTGTTGCTGGAATGGGTGATCTCGAGTTTCAATATGGGTGTGATTCTTGAAACTGCAGATCCCAAATTGGAGATGAATTATGAAGTGGAGGAAATGGAATTGGTGTTAAAACTTGGATTGCTTTGCTCTCATTCCATTCCAACTGCAAGGCCATCTATGCGACAAGTTATGTACTTTTTGGAGGGAGAGGCTTCACTACCAGAGCTGCGATCTCTTAATGGGAGCCTTTTTTTCACTGCAGAAGGTACTGGTGATGATGTCTCTATTTGGTTTCCTTACCATATGAGTGCAGTGACTCCGCAATCATCCATTGCAGATTCTCTACTCTCTGGAGGACGTTGA
- the LOC122069590 gene encoding L-type lectin-domain containing receptor kinase SIT2-like isoform X1, with product MFLEFLVWFLLLGLRSAASQQDVGFTYNGFRGVNMSLDGLAQITNNGLLILVNTSLQQVGHAFYPHPVHFRNSSTGDALSFSTTFVFALWKSTRFGGPAMGFVIAPSKEFPGALPANYMGIFNTTTIGKSSSHIIAIELDVLQNREFNDIDSNHVGIDINDLKSVQSASASYFSDQENRRVNISLNSGQPLQLWVEYSGAEKQLNVTLAPINVPKPTIPLLSWKIDLSQIIVDPMFVGFSSATYTLPVSHYVLGWSFQMNGKAKQLNISQLPSLPNHNTHKTRPSRPVIVAVSVTGSALVLISIFFIIQFIEKRKNKFAEVLEDWELDYGPRRFKYKDLYIATKGFKDKELLGSGGFGRVYRGVLPTTKTEVAVKQVSHNSRQGEREFIAEIISIGKLRHRSIVPLLGYCRRKGELLLVYDFMPNGSLDKFLFDQTTTKKMLNWCQRFRVIKSVAAALLYLHEEWEQVVVHRDVKSSNILLDKELNGRLGDFGLARLYDHGTDPQTTHVVGTLGYLAPELCETGKASPSVDVFAFGAFLLEVACGRRPIEPQASEKSMVLVDWVISCWISGTILETVDPKLEMNYEVEEMELVLKLGLLCSHSNPTARPRMRQVVRYLEGEILLPDLTSLYQSKAAIADFSTFVPSEGSSDVSVRCPFLGGQITRSSSTVESVLSGGR from the coding sequence ATGTTCCTCGAGTTTTTAGTCTGGTTTCTTCTCCTTGGACTGAGATCTGCAGCTTCACAACAAGATGTTGGTTTCACCTACAATGGATTCCGAGGAGTTAACATGAGCTTGGACGGCTTAGCACAGATTACAAACAATGGCCTCCTTATTTTGGTGAACACCAGTCTTCAACAGGTGGGTCATGCTTTCTACCCTCATCCAGTTCATTTCAGGAATTCATCTACTGGTGATGCTTTATCCTTCTCCACTACTTTTGTATTTGCCTTATGGAAATCAACAAGATTTGGTGGCCCTGCAATGGGGTTTGTGATTGCACCTTCAAAAGAATTCCCAGGTGCTTTACCAGCTAATTATATGGGCATCTTCAACACAACCACCATCGGCAAATCATCCAGCCATATCATTGCAATTGAGCTCGATGTCCTCCAAAACAGAGAGTTCAATGATATTGATTCGAACCATGTCGGTATcgatatcaatgacttgaaatctGTTCAATCTGCATCTGCTTCTTACTTCAGTGATCAAGAGAATCGGCGTGTGAACATAAGCCTCAACAGTGGACAACCCTTGCAACTCTGGGTGGAATACTCTGGTGCAGAGAAGCAACTTAATGTCACTTTAGCTCCTATTAATGTCCCTAAACCAACCATCCCACTCTTGTCCTGGAAAATTGATCTTTCTCAGATCATTGTGGATCCCATGTTTGTGGGTTTCTCTTCAGCTACATACACCTTGCCTGTATCCCATTATGTTTTAGGATGGAGTTTTCAAATGAATGGGAAAGCAAAACAACTCAATATCTCCCAACTTCCTAGCCTTCCTAATCATAACACACATAAAACTAGACCTAGCAGGCCTGTTATTGTTGCAGTTTCTGTGACAGGTTCTGCATTAGTGTtgatctccatcttcttcatcatccaatttatagagaaaaggaagaacaagTTCGCCGAAGTGCTTGAAGATTGGGAACTCGATTATGGACCTCGCAGGTTCAAATATAAAGATCTCTACATAGCCACAAAGGGGTTCAAGGACAAGGAGCTTCTTGGAAGTGGTGGATTTGGTAGAGTCTACAGAGGTGTATTGCCCACAACCAAGACAGAAGTTGCAGTGAAGCAAGTCTCCCATAATTCTAGACAAGGGGAGAGGGAATTCATTGCTGAGATCATCAGCATCGGTAAATTGAGGCATCGGAGCATTGTACCACTCTTGGGCTATTGTCGTCGTAAGGGAGAGCTTCTTCTAGTCTATGATTTCATGCCTAATGGGAGTTTAGACAAATTCCTTTTTgatcaaacaacaacaaagaagaTGCTGAATTGGTGTCAAAGATTTCGGGTCATCAAAAGCGTGGCAGCTGCTTTATTATATTTGCACGAAGAATGGGAACAAGTTGTGGTTCATAGGGATGTAAAGTCCAGTAATATCTTATTGGATAAGGAGCTAAATGGAAGATTAGGAGATTTTGGACTTGCAAGATTATATGATCATGGAACTGATCCTCAAACCACTCATGTAGTGGGAACACTTGGTTACCTTGCACCAGAACTTTGTGAAACTGGGAAAGCAAGTCCTAGTGTGGATGTATTTGCATTTGGAGCTTTTTTACTGGAAGTTGCTTGTGGTAGAAGACCCATAGAGCCACAAGCATCCGAAAAGTCTATGGTGCTGGTGGATTGGGTGATCTCATGTTGGATAAGCGGCACCATTCTCGAAACTGTGGACCCAAAATTGGAGATGAATTATGAAGTAGAAGAAATGGAGTTGGTGTTGAAACTTGGGTTACTTTGTTCACATTCTAATCCAACTGCAAGGCCAAGAATGCGACAAGTGGTCCGCTATTTAGAGGGAGAAATTCTTCTGCCAGACTTAACATCTTTGTATCAAAGCAAAGCCGCCATTGCTGACTTTAGTACTTTTGTGCCTTCTGAAGGTTCTAGTGATGTCTCCGTTCGTTGTCCTTTTCTTGGTGGCCAAATAACTCGGTCATCATCAACTGTAGAATCTGTACTCTCTGGAGGACGCTGA
- the LOC122069590 gene encoding L-type lectin-domain containing receptor kinase SIT2-like isoform X2 yields MGFVIAPSKEFPGALPANYMGIFNTTTIGKSSSHIIAIELDVLQNREFNDIDSNHVGIDINDLKSVQSASASYFSDQENRRVNISLNSGQPLQLWVEYSGAEKQLNVTLAPINVPKPTIPLLSWKIDLSQIIVDPMFVGFSSATYTLPVSHYVLGWSFQMNGKAKQLNISQLPSLPNHNTHKTRPSRPVIVAVSVTGSALVLISIFFIIQFIEKRKNKFAEVLEDWELDYGPRRFKYKDLYIATKGFKDKELLGSGGFGRVYRGVLPTTKTEVAVKQVSHNSRQGEREFIAEIISIGKLRHRSIVPLLGYCRRKGELLLVYDFMPNGSLDKFLFDQTTTKKMLNWCQRFRVIKSVAAALLYLHEEWEQVVVHRDVKSSNILLDKELNGRLGDFGLARLYDHGTDPQTTHVVGTLGYLAPELCETGKASPSVDVFAFGAFLLEVACGRRPIEPQASEKSMVLVDWVISCWISGTILETVDPKLEMNYEVEEMELVLKLGLLCSHSNPTARPRMRQVVRYLEGEILLPDLTSLYQSKAAIADFSTFVPSEGSSDVSVRCPFLGGQITRSSSTVESVLSGGR; encoded by the coding sequence ATGGGGTTTGTGATTGCACCTTCAAAAGAATTCCCAGGTGCTTTACCAGCTAATTATATGGGCATCTTCAACACAACCACCATCGGCAAATCATCCAGCCATATCATTGCAATTGAGCTCGATGTCCTCCAAAACAGAGAGTTCAATGATATTGATTCGAACCATGTCGGTATcgatatcaatgacttgaaatctGTTCAATCTGCATCTGCTTCTTACTTCAGTGATCAAGAGAATCGGCGTGTGAACATAAGCCTCAACAGTGGACAACCCTTGCAACTCTGGGTGGAATACTCTGGTGCAGAGAAGCAACTTAATGTCACTTTAGCTCCTATTAATGTCCCTAAACCAACCATCCCACTCTTGTCCTGGAAAATTGATCTTTCTCAGATCATTGTGGATCCCATGTTTGTGGGTTTCTCTTCAGCTACATACACCTTGCCTGTATCCCATTATGTTTTAGGATGGAGTTTTCAAATGAATGGGAAAGCAAAACAACTCAATATCTCCCAACTTCCTAGCCTTCCTAATCATAACACACATAAAACTAGACCTAGCAGGCCTGTTATTGTTGCAGTTTCTGTGACAGGTTCTGCATTAGTGTtgatctccatcttcttcatcatccaatttatagagaaaaggaagaacaagTTCGCCGAAGTGCTTGAAGATTGGGAACTCGATTATGGACCTCGCAGGTTCAAATATAAAGATCTCTACATAGCCACAAAGGGGTTCAAGGACAAGGAGCTTCTTGGAAGTGGTGGATTTGGTAGAGTCTACAGAGGTGTATTGCCCACAACCAAGACAGAAGTTGCAGTGAAGCAAGTCTCCCATAATTCTAGACAAGGGGAGAGGGAATTCATTGCTGAGATCATCAGCATCGGTAAATTGAGGCATCGGAGCATTGTACCACTCTTGGGCTATTGTCGTCGTAAGGGAGAGCTTCTTCTAGTCTATGATTTCATGCCTAATGGGAGTTTAGACAAATTCCTTTTTgatcaaacaacaacaaagaagaTGCTGAATTGGTGTCAAAGATTTCGGGTCATCAAAAGCGTGGCAGCTGCTTTATTATATTTGCACGAAGAATGGGAACAAGTTGTGGTTCATAGGGATGTAAAGTCCAGTAATATCTTATTGGATAAGGAGCTAAATGGAAGATTAGGAGATTTTGGACTTGCAAGATTATATGATCATGGAACTGATCCTCAAACCACTCATGTAGTGGGAACACTTGGTTACCTTGCACCAGAACTTTGTGAAACTGGGAAAGCAAGTCCTAGTGTGGATGTATTTGCATTTGGAGCTTTTTTACTGGAAGTTGCTTGTGGTAGAAGACCCATAGAGCCACAAGCATCCGAAAAGTCTATGGTGCTGGTGGATTGGGTGATCTCATGTTGGATAAGCGGCACCATTCTCGAAACTGTGGACCCAAAATTGGAGATGAATTATGAAGTAGAAGAAATGGAGTTGGTGTTGAAACTTGGGTTACTTTGTTCACATTCTAATCCAACTGCAAGGCCAAGAATGCGACAAGTGGTCCGCTATTTAGAGGGAGAAATTCTTCTGCCAGACTTAACATCTTTGTATCAAAGCAAAGCCGCCATTGCTGACTTTAGTACTTTTGTGCCTTCTGAAGGTTCTAGTGATGTCTCCGTTCGTTGTCCTTTTCTTGGTGGCCAAATAACTCGGTCATCATCAACTGTAGAATCTGTACTCTCTGGAGGACGCTGA